The region AATATGTTTAGCATTATCAAGCTTGAGAGTGCACAAAAGGAACACAATATAAAATGCTGTTGTGCATATATTCTAGGTGAGGCAGACCGCCAGCCACGACTTTTTACAGGGCTTTATATTCCACCTCTGTACCATATGGTGCTGCTGTATAAGTGATTGACTTACAGGGATCTACTGTGACTACATTACTGCCTCCCTGCAGATCCCCAACAGTTCAACTTACCTATATGGCAGAATGATCTTCTCTCCGTATCGCATGGCTCCATCCCAGTCCTGCATGTAGAGGCAGACACCCATGGCCTGATACATCATGTGCAGCATGTAGACGTTGGTGTCTGCAAATATCGCTCCCATCTTCTCTAGACTAAGCTCACACATCTCCAGCAGCTCACTGGGGGGTGCCAGAGAGTCAAGGAATAAtgtggacagagacagaggaggaggctggggaGTGAAAGGCTGTCATTGATAAAGATAGAAgacaaactgacagactgagagGGTTAAATCAGCCATAAACTGAAGAAAAGGATATTCTTGTAGTGTTTGGCTCTCCTGAACTCCTCAATGACATTCTTGGCGTAACGGACCATGGATTGGATTTCCGCTGGCTCTGGTGGAGAACTCAGCTTCCTGATCTCCATTTTTTCTTTGTCCTAGGAGATGGAAAGAAATAACATAGGAAACAAATGTACGATAACATACGACTGAGCCTTTTATCATACAACGCTCTCATACGTTGATGGTGAGAATTGGTACGTAAACACAAGCTGTAATCTACATTTATTTgccacattcacacctacattATACACATCAAAGATCAAAAGTTTatgaagagagacaaaagcaatggTACCTTAGACTTGGTGCTGCACTCAGTACACTGGCATGTGAAGAAGTAGGAATccagcagcctctctctcctgtcctctgtagGATAGAGCAGGTCTATGTAACTGTTGAAGATctacagagagagggggggaggagataagtaaagacaaaaaaaaaacaaacatccttttttatcaaaataacgACTGTAATTAGATTCTGCATTTCTTCAGGATTGTATGTTCACTTACCTCTTCTCCAGGGTTTATCTCTTTAACAGCTCTGACCTCAGCCACGGTGCCTTTATAAGTCACTATGACATTAGGACTACAGCTGTGATTCATCAGTGCTACactggagggaagagagagagaatcacaAAAGGTTGAAAAGATGCCTGTGGATACAGAATGACGTTGGGACAACATGATGGTTCATGTATgctacattgacaaaaaaagaagactaAAATAACGAGACAAATCCGAAGCAGCAGggaaacagactgaaaacaaaattgcaaaaaaacaGCTTGACAGGTTAAAGGAAGGGCACTGAGGAGGagatgtattttatttgtaactGTTGACAAATACTCTCATTACCAATATTATCAGCAGAGTGAAACACGCTGATAAATGGATGGACTGTTGATGATGTGATAACATGAAGTACTTACTCAGGAAAAACAGCTGATCCCAGATGGGAGAGTTCCTCATCCTCTATGGTAAAACCATTACAGTTAACCtggagacacaaagaaaaaaaaaaaaacaagagaggaggagggacagagcacggaagacagaaagaaagacataaacaaacaggtggagacggagacagaaaacagcagggtGAGTAATATGATAGTATAGCTGGAATCACCCTCTACTAACTTGTAGTCTAGCACCCGCCACCCACAGGGGAGGAAATCCGGTAGTGGAGATTAAATGTGGCTGTGAGATACGAAGCCAAAAAGGCCGTTGGTGTAGCGTGGAGAAAAAGGAGACGGCAGCACTGACAGATCACATTGCTACAGAGCTGTAGAGATAAACTGACGGGACTAGTAGGCGTGTGTGATACGGATCCCGGTTTCCCCTCTACATGTGCTCCAGTGTGTAACTGCCAACACAGACCACGAAAGGTCAGTGCTTGTTAATGTGGGAGCCAAAACCTGTAAGTAAACACACCAAGCCCACTATCCTGGATCCTCCCATGAATCCTGGATCTTCTAGGAGTGTCGGAAACTAAAATCAATGAGGTGTCTAGGAAAAGCACCTCTTTAAAAGATCCAGGCACTGTGGATACACCTGCTCAATTGTGAAAAGCTTTTGCTTAGTTGTAGTGCTAAGAGGAGTAAAAGCATCGACTGTTTAGGTAGATGCAGAGCCACAGCTCCGCATTAGGGATTGTATGTAGGAACTAATTCCTGTAAGAAGCTATTATCGTTTTTAGCAATACAAGACTGATCTATTCATTATTATGATTAAGCATCCAGTTTTACCACTATACAGAGTGAGTCTAAAGCCAACCAAAGAAACCTGGAACATCCCATGATCCAAATAAGCTTTGGGGAGAAGTGTCATCTGAGGTTACCTGTGCAAAGAGCTCAGTGAGGGCGTGATCGTTGGGGAGGTCACTGATGTGTCTGGAGTAGAAATGGTGCAGCGCTGCTATGTCTGTCTGGttcatctcctccttctcaCTGTCCATCTTATCTAAATCTGGGAAACgcaatgaaaaaaacagagacagataagacaccaaagaaagaagagaataaacaaaaagtcaaacaaCATACATTGTATTCTGTTTTCTGAATTGAGACTCGATCACATGGCTCCTTAGTGGAACCATTCAGAGTTAGTAAAGTGTAGGATCTGCTGTCGCTATAGGCCATGTGTCATTGCCAGTCACACAGGCACAGTCTGGTGGCAGCAGCTGGCCAATGATTTGCTTTGTGTGCACGAGAGACAGGTGTGAAGGTTAATTCTGTGACAATCCTCTGATGACACATCTGAGCCTGCAACAACAGCTCAGACTAAATGATTATACCAAACGGAGCTGGGAAAACCGTCGGTGGGTGCTCAGATAGAACACCgtcttgttttttgtgtttttacaaataaacatgtttatcaATTTGTAAAGTGTATGATTAGGACAACTACATTTTTATACAGCCTGAATACTTTAGAGTTAGTCAtctaaaaagaacaaaaaaaaaaaagaaaaatactgtaaaaattAGCATCTACAAGCCTCTCAGTATAATCAGTCTCACAGCAGAGGGTTAAGTACCTTGCTCAAGGGCATGGTGGCAGtagtgtgggttttttttttaaaaaaggggagAGAACATGAAATTACTGCACCCAGAAGCTTGGGATTTAAGTCCCAGTGCTCTGCAGACTTGGAGTGAATGAAAGAGACAGAACCAGGACTGGAGGCTACAGCACAGGATATTAATAGACACACAGCTAcaactgcagagacacagaaagatcacacacacactgcgccATGTAACTAAAAGTGCACGCAAATGTAACTAAATGCTCATGtattctctctcactctctcacacacacacaccaacttaCGGGATTCAAACTCTTTGAGCAGTAGCAGCTTTTCTGAAGGGGTGCGCTCTGTTGTGACTCTCTGCAACACGACACACATTTGAGACCCATAAgatcattttattcaaaataaaatgcacaagaCATTAAAACACTAGAACACACATAGAACACAAGTACAGCAGCTGCTAAGCACAACTGGGCGACAGGAGCAACTGGTTTCAGGAACTTTGGTGTTCAATGGGACCGACTCCAGTTAAATTTACAACACAATAACGCTATTTTAACAATGCAAGAGTATAGTTTACTTTGATTTAATTGTTTCTGTTAGGTGGCTCATGATGCCACTCAGACCAACTGAACTGCAATAAAGGAATAGGAGAGAAATGACACCCACGATACTCCTGTGACACCACTCATGCAAAAGGTATACAGATGAAACGGAGAGCAGTTTATTCACTGCGTCGCTGCTCCAGTGAAGGCAggcattcattttatttgactgtTTATCTTCCTCAAAGTTTGTTTAAAGGTCCTAAACTTTGAATCGACTTTCCATTCACATTCTCACAAGGCTCCTCCTCCGAGAGCCATCGGCTCTCAAACACAGGCTGGTCGTTAGAGTCTTCCTTGCATTTGTGCTGGCAGGAAAATCACTGTTGTGACCAATAACATTACTAATGATGTAAGAAataaaaggctgtttttcttcagtctaattttgatttcagtttaaaatgtgttttattacatttttgtaaaaaattagAAGCAAATGTTTCACGTCTTTCCCTAAATTTCAGATATTCTGTAATAAGCATCTTCTCTCCGTTTGCTTACTTTTCTCTTGCTGTTTATGTTTGCTGTCAATAAAAAGACGTCTCTGAATACTGAAACActtcttattcttattactTTACCTGTTTCATGATGAGTCTAGCCACCAGTCTGACGGTCTCTGATGGACACCAGTTTTCCCCATACGCACACATAGCTACACACTCCACCTTATGCATGGACCAATCACCTCTCTGCAGAAatatgaacacatacacacagaaaaagagagatatGATAACAGTGACTAATCCTCTATTACTATAGTAAGTAGTGCCATTTAGCAGAAAACGTGAAATGacaacttcaaaacacaaacagagagggacAAAGAGCAGGAAGGTGAGAGTAAGAGATAATTAAAGCAACTTGGAGGAtgataaatgattttattatcatcatcataaatCATCAGTCAAAGCACTTGTAGCCCAGTCTCTTGCTATCTCTCACAGACAAGAAAACTCCTCGATTTTACTGCAGTGCACCAAGAGTGTTTTGTGCCATGAAAGTAAAACGAGACAGAGGCGGAGGGAGGACAGACTGAATCGTCATAGCAACAACAGCGCGAGCATGTGCTCTCTCAATCTTTTGCTGGAGCtctgctgaaatgtttctcGGTGTGTGGTCCAGGGTCCCACGGAGGGTCACGAGAACAAAAAATAACTCCCTTTAATTCACTCTGTGGTGGTACTGGTGAAGCAAAAGGATCATCTTTGGCACACAAATGTCACACTGATTAACTTCTGACAATATCCAAAAACAGAGAACCAAAACAGAAAGCAAGCAAATGAAGACTAAAACAGGGCAACATATTTCTATAGAAATGACTGTTAGCAGTAATACATTCACTGTAAGTTCCTTTAGTTATTTGTGGAAACTAGCACACGCTCATACATAAAAGCTGCAAGCTCTCCACGACAATGTATAAAAAGGAAGCACAAAGCACTCTTACCTGACAGTCGACATTGCAGTAGTAGGCCTGCTTACATTTGCCACACTTAAAAAGGTCTTCTCTCCTGTaatgacatgaaaacacacacaagttacTCCACCATAGCTGTGACAAATGGACAAGTGTGACTTTACATTGTGTACAACTTCATCTGAGGAGTGACCTTTATCTGCTGCACTTCAGTGGGTGGACATGGAATCAAATAAAAGAGATTTACTAACAGCTAGTTGTAATATGATACCGTTTTATTCTCCTTTTCTGACTAATAGTGAATGAGTCTTTCAGGTTTTTTTGCCCTGTAAGAAAAGGTGGGACACACAAATCCACATCACGTAAGctcaaacaacaacagaagttATTTAGCTGTGATTCTATTCAGATaccttatttatttaattcatacacacattaacatttggAGAGCTTCTGACTGTATATTagcaaaggcacacacacacacacacccccaatgcacacatgcaccccTGGCCTTCTCATCTCTTGGGACACATGGACGACTATATTTAGCACCTTAACCTTTTACTGCTCCACAAACCTTAACAGCAGCTTCGGTAggacacttgtgtgtgtgtgaaagtgagtgtgtgagtgtgcgtgaggGAGACAGTTGTTTTAACTCTACAGAGTCTCATAAAGAGAGTCAGTGCATGAGATCTCAACAAGACAGGTAGGCAGACTAGAGGGCT is a window of Pempheris klunzingeri isolate RE-2024b chromosome 1, fPemKlu1.hap1, whole genome shotgun sequence DNA encoding:
- the smyd2a gene encoding N-lysine methyltransferase SMYD2-A, yielding MTNEGIEGTERFLSPGRGRGLRALRHFAVGELVFACPAYSYVLTVNERGAHCEHCFTRREDLFKCGKCKQAYYCNVDCQRGDWSMHKVECVAMCAYGENWCPSETVRLVARLIMKQRVTTERTPSEKLLLLKEFESHLDKMDSEKEEMNQTDIAALHHFYSRHISDLPNDHALTELFAQVNCNGFTIEDEELSHLGSAVFPDVALMNHSCSPNVIVTYKGTVAEVRAVKEINPGEEIFNSYIDLLYPTEDRRERLLDSYFFTCQCTECSTKSKDKEKMEIRKLSSPPEPAEIQSMVRYAKNVIEEFRRAKHYKTPSELLEMCELSLEKMGAIFADTNVYMLHMMYQAMGVCLYMQDWDGAMRYGEKIILPYSVHYPAYSLNVASMYLKLGRLYFGLEKKKQGVKALKKAVAIMEVAHGKDHHYVAEVKREIEEQK